A stretch of the Actinoalloteichus fjordicus genome encodes the following:
- a CDS encoding alpha-ketoacid dehydrogenase subunit beta — protein MAETRSRTTAQGPDANTSRPARPDAGGAAATAGGSAGATQKITIAKALNLGLRAAMERDPKVLLLGEDIGKLGGVFRITDGLQKDFGEQRVMDTPLAESGIIGTAIGLAIRGYRPVCEIQFDGFIFPGFDQIVSQLAKLHFRTQGRVKVPVVIRVPFGGGIGAVEHHSESPESYFAHTAGLKVVACGNPVDAYWMIQQAIASDDPILFFEPKRRYQEKAELDTSATPGPLHASRVLQEGSDATVVCYGPMVRTCTDAVRVAAEDGHRLELIDLRSLSPLDLAPVFESVRRTGRLIVVSEAPGESSIAAEIASQVQQECFYSLEAPVLRVTGFDTPYPPAKLEEEFLPDLDRVLDAVERSLRW, from the coding sequence ATGGCCGAGACGAGATCCCGGACGACGGCACAGGGCCCCGACGCGAACACCAGCAGACCGGCGCGGCCGGATGCAGGCGGCGCTGCGGCGACAGCAGGCGGCTCCGCAGGCGCGACCCAGAAGATCACCATCGCCAAGGCACTCAACCTCGGCCTGCGCGCGGCGATGGAACGTGATCCCAAGGTGCTCCTGCTCGGCGAGGACATCGGCAAGCTCGGCGGCGTCTTCCGCATCACCGACGGACTCCAGAAGGACTTCGGCGAGCAGCGGGTGATGGACACCCCGCTGGCCGAGTCGGGCATCATCGGCACGGCGATCGGCCTGGCCATCCGCGGCTACCGGCCGGTCTGCGAGATCCAGTTCGACGGCTTCATCTTCCCGGGTTTCGACCAGATCGTGAGTCAGCTCGCGAAGCTGCACTTCCGCACCCAGGGCCGGGTCAAGGTGCCCGTGGTGATCCGGGTCCCCTTCGGCGGCGGCATCGGCGCGGTCGAGCACCACTCGGAGTCCCCCGAGTCCTACTTCGCACACACCGCAGGTCTGAAGGTCGTGGCCTGCGGCAATCCGGTGGACGCCTATTGGATGATCCAGCAGGCCATCGCCTCCGACGACCCGATCCTGTTCTTCGAGCCCAAGCGGCGCTACCAGGAGAAGGCCGAACTCGACACGAGCGCGACGCCGGGTCCGCTGCACGCCTCCCGGGTGCTTCAGGAGGGCTCCGACGCCACCGTCGTCTGCTACGGACCGATGGTGCGGACCTGCACCGACGCGGTCCGGGTCGCGGCGGAGGACGGGCATCGGCTGGAGCTGATCGACCTGCGGTCGCTGTCGCCGCTGGACCTCGCACCGGTCTTCGAGTCGGTGCGGCGCACCGGCAGGCTGATCGTGGTCAGCGAGGCTCCCGGCGAGTCGTCGATCGCGGCGGAGATCGCCAGCCAGGTCCAGCAGGAGTGCTTCTACTCGCTGGAGGCGCCGGTCCTTCGCGTCACCGGCTTCGACACTCCCTACCCGCCTGCCAAGCTGGAGGAGGAGTTCCTCCCCGACCTGGACCGGGTGCTGGATGCCGTCGAACGTTCGCTGCGCTGGTAG
- a CDS encoding SDR family oxidoreductase, whose protein sequence is MTSRPLALVTGASRGVGAAVARALAPTHDLLLGGRDPQTLLPLVEELPTASPWAVELTDEQAVAAATADVERLDVLVHSAGVVELGSVAETSAASWRRTLEVNVVAVAELTRLLLPALRAARGHVVLINSGAGLRAGPGWGSYAASKFALRAFADVLRAEEAESGIRVTSVHPGRVATDMQREVRAAEGGDFEPERYLRPQTVADVVATAVRLPADGQINELVLRPRS, encoded by the coding sequence ATGACTTCACGACCTCTCGCCCTGGTCACCGGCGCCTCTCGCGGGGTGGGAGCCGCCGTCGCCAGGGCGCTGGCGCCGACGCACGACCTGCTCTTGGGCGGGCGTGATCCGCAGACGCTGCTTCCGCTCGTGGAAGAGCTGCCCACCGCCAGCCCGTGGGCCGTCGAGCTGACCGACGAGCAGGCCGTGGCCGCCGCGACCGCCGACGTCGAGCGGCTGGACGTCCTCGTGCACAGCGCGGGCGTCGTCGAACTGGGCTCGGTCGCGGAGACGTCTGCCGCGTCCTGGCGCCGCACCCTCGAGGTGAACGTGGTCGCCGTTGCCGAGCTGACCCGGCTGCTCCTGCCCGCGCTGCGGGCCGCGCGCGGTCACGTCGTGCTCATCAACTCCGGTGCCGGACTGCGAGCAGGTCCCGGCTGGGGCTCGTACGCGGCGAGCAAGTTCGCGCTGCGTGCCTTCGCCGACGTGCTGCGGGCGGAGGAGGCGGAGTCCGGGATTCGGGTGACCTCGGTGCATCCGGGGCGGGTGGCCACGGACATGCAGCGAGAGGTGCGCGCTGCCGAGGGCGGTGACTTCGAGCCGGAGCGGTACCTGCGGCCGCAGACGGTCGCCGACGTGGTCGCGACGGCCGTGCGGCTGCCTGCCGACGGCCAGATCAACGAGCTCGTCCTCCGCCCGCGTTCGTAG
- a CDS encoding PadR family transcriptional regulator, whose protein sequence is MLELAVLGLLHEAPMHGYELRKRLHNLLGAFRAFSYGSLYPTLRRLQVAGLITDESAEDAVQRTWNRRAKTVYKLTADGKERFAELVVDVGPQTWDDGSFGIHLAFFSRTPAEARMRILEGRRRHVEERREGFRSTLGRASEQIDRYTLELHRMGLESSEREVRWLNELIAHEQAEREDPPSSGRPRD, encoded by the coding sequence GTGCTCGAACTGGCGGTGCTCGGTCTGCTGCACGAGGCGCCGATGCACGGTTACGAGCTGCGTAAACGACTGCACAACCTGCTGGGCGCCTTCCGGGCCTTCTCCTACGGCTCGCTCTACCCGACGCTGCGCAGGCTGCAGGTCGCCGGGCTGATCACCGACGAGTCCGCGGAGGACGCGGTGCAGCGGACCTGGAACCGACGGGCCAAGACGGTCTACAAGCTGACGGCCGACGGCAAGGAGCGCTTCGCCGAATTAGTCGTCGACGTGGGCCCGCAGACGTGGGACGACGGGTCGTTCGGCATCCACCTGGCGTTCTTCTCGCGCACCCCGGCGGAAGCGCGGATGCGAATCCTCGAGGGACGACGGCGTCATGTCGAGGAACGGCGAGAGGGATTCCGCTCCACCCTCGGTCGGGCGAGCGAGCAGATCGACCGCTACACGCTCGAACTGCACCGGATGGGTCTGGAGAGTTCCGAGCGCGAGGTTCGCTGGCTCAACGAGTTGATCGCGCATGAACAGGCCGAGCGCGAGGACCCGCCGTCGTCGGGGAGGCCGCGTGACTAG
- a CDS encoding SIMPL domain-containing protein — translation MTEVVTQGTGRAAARADQAVLRVTFSSAAQTRAEAVAALGEQVDDVEPLLNREGVVVKSRRLAVHADWHRQRQVGCRAEQHYSLEVTDPEVLAEIAGALLAVEPERLDGPTWSLRDDTEARKSAQRAAVADARSKAVGYADALGRTLGPLLRISDAEANGPAARGAYGAEAAGIAPAGRSSAADVRRLNLEPQDIVSTVRCVTHWKLAE, via the coding sequence GTGACCGAAGTCGTGACACAGGGGACAGGCCGGGCAGCGGCACGGGCCGATCAGGCGGTGCTGCGGGTGACGTTCAGCAGCGCGGCTCAGACGCGTGCCGAGGCGGTGGCAGCGCTGGGGGAGCAGGTGGACGACGTCGAGCCGCTGCTGAACCGCGAGGGCGTGGTGGTGAAGTCTCGGCGGCTCGCCGTGCATGCCGACTGGCACAGACAGCGGCAGGTCGGCTGCCGGGCCGAGCAGCACTACAGCCTGGAGGTGACCGACCCTGAGGTGCTCGCCGAGATCGCCGGGGCGCTGCTCGCCGTCGAACCGGAACGACTGGACGGCCCCACCTGGTCGCTACGGGATGACACCGAGGCGAGGAAGTCCGCTCAGCGGGCCGCCGTCGCCGATGCGAGGTCCAAGGCCGTCGGGTACGCCGATGCCCTCGGGCGCACCCTCGGTCCGCTGCTGCGGATCAGCGACGCGGAGGCGAACGGCCCGGCCGCGCGCGGTGCCTACGGCGCGGAGGCGGCGGGCATCGCGCCCGCAGGCCGGAGCAGCGCTGCGGACGTCCGCAGACTCAATCTCGAACCGCAGGACATCGTCAGCACCGTCCGCTGCGTGACTCATTGGAAGCTGGCGGAGTAG
- a CDS encoding erythromycin esterase family protein, protein MRESFMAESVRWHLDRSGPDARIVLAAHNNHVQKTSVSFDGALTGLPMGLHLHRLLGEDYRAIALTHTADHAPGDVSRRGGRTRVHGGRHPPRPARRGQHRSGAHRGGPR, encoded by the coding sequence GTGCGAGAGTCGTTCATGGCCGAGTCGGTGCGCTGGCATCTCGACCGGTCCGGCCCCGACGCACGCATCGTGCTCGCCGCCCACAACAACCATGTGCAGAAGACCTCGGTCAGCTTCGACGGTGCACTCACCGGCCTGCCGATGGGTCTGCACCTGCACCGCCTGCTCGGCGAGGACTATCGGGCGATCGCACTCACCCACACCGCCGACCACGCCCCCGGAGATGTATCCCGACGAGGCGGCCGAACTCGGGTTCACGGTGGCAGGCACCCGCCTCGACCCGCCCGTCGAGGGCAGCATCGAAGCGGCGCTCATCGCGGCGGGCCGAGGTGA
- a CDS encoding PhoX family protein, with product MPTPPAEDGRIIPLTLLPTDRHGSRASITCRYRCGDACGHEAPNTSSNPYFGDVVTQVMSRRGALRAAAVVTIAGGALGALSGTAAAETTSTQGRGPGSGHGGGPGRPGRPIPGTDYSPVEPNTEDAVVVPEGYRQNVVIRWGDPVVDGAPEFDFENQTAAAQALQFGYNCDFAGLIPLDGRGRRNLLVVNHEYSTEPFMFRGYDEANPTEEQVKIAWAAHGLSVVLAERDDRRGGLSTRASRYNRRITATTEFEVRGPVAGSDLLKTAADPSGTRVLGTLNNCAGSVTPWGTVLSGEENFNQYFGNADQITDPDQAAKLARYGISGGASERRWERFDSRFDVAQELNETHRFGWVVEIDPHDPDSTPVKHTALGRFKHEGAAIRVAGDGRVVAYSGDDERFDYIYKFVSKGRVKKGESRHARRHNMRLLDEGTLYVARFTGDSPAEEIDGSGTLPSDGEFGGAGEWIALAEGDRSFVPGMTAEEVYVYTRIAGDKVGATKMDRPEDIEPNPVTGSVYAALTNNTNRGATGAATADEANPRNNNKHGHVLEWTERRNDPTATRFTWNLLLVCGDPESPDTYFGGFDKSQVSPITSPDNVAFDRHGNLWISTDSTGALGINDGLYSVPVQGSERGHLKLFLTVPRGGETCGPVITEDLVTVCVQHPGEVDGASVENPASNWPDRGDSQPRPSVVSVWRTGRGGRGVGRIGE from the coding sequence GTGCCGACTCCACCCGCCGAAGACGGACGCATCATTCCACTGACACTGCTCCCCACCGACCGCCACGGCAGTCGCGCCTCGATCACCTGCCGGTACCGATGCGGCGACGCCTGCGGACATGAGGCGCCCAACACCTCCTCGAATCCCTACTTCGGGGACGTCGTCACGCAGGTGATGAGCCGACGGGGTGCGTTGCGGGCCGCCGCCGTCGTCACCATCGCGGGTGGCGCCCTCGGCGCGCTGAGCGGAACGGCCGCCGCCGAGACGACCTCGACGCAGGGACGAGGACCCGGCTCAGGACACGGCGGTGGCCCCGGCAGACCGGGCAGGCCGATCCCCGGCACCGACTACTCGCCCGTCGAGCCGAACACCGAGGACGCGGTGGTGGTGCCCGAGGGCTATCGCCAGAACGTCGTCATCCGCTGGGGCGACCCGGTGGTCGACGGTGCGCCGGAGTTCGACTTCGAGAACCAGACGGCGGCTGCACAGGCGCTTCAGTTCGGCTACAACTGCGACTTCGCCGGGCTGATCCCGTTGGACGGACGCGGACGACGAAACCTGCTCGTGGTCAACCACGAGTACAGCACCGAGCCGTTCATGTTCCGCGGCTACGACGAGGCGAACCCCACCGAGGAGCAGGTCAAGATCGCCTGGGCCGCCCACGGGCTCAGCGTCGTGCTCGCCGAGCGGGACGATCGCCGCGGCGGCCTGAGCACCCGGGCCAGTCGCTACAACCGGCGGATCACCGCCACCACCGAGTTCGAGGTTCGTGGTCCGGTGGCGGGCAGCGATCTGCTCAAGACGGCGGCGGACCCCTCCGGGACCAGGGTTCTCGGCACGCTGAACAACTGCGCGGGCAGCGTCACGCCGTGGGGCACGGTGCTCTCTGGTGAGGAGAACTTCAACCAGTACTTCGGCAACGCGGATCAGATCACGGATCCCGACCAGGCGGCGAAGCTCGCCAGGTACGGCATCTCCGGCGGGGCCAGCGAACGCCGGTGGGAGCGATTCGACTCTCGCTTCGACGTCGCCCAGGAGCTGAACGAGACGCATCGGTTCGGCTGGGTGGTGGAGATCGACCCGCACGACCCGGACTCGACCCCGGTCAAGCACACGGCGCTGGGCCGGTTCAAGCACGAGGGCGCCGCCATCCGGGTCGCAGGCGACGGGCGGGTGGTCGCCTACTCCGGCGACGACGAGCGTTTCGACTACATCTACAAGTTCGTGTCGAAGGGCCGGGTGAAGAAGGGCGAGAGCAGGCACGCCCGCAGGCACAACATGCGGCTCCTTGACGAGGGCACGCTGTACGTGGCCCGGTTCACCGGCGACAGCCCGGCGGAGGAGATCGACGGCTCCGGCACGCTGCCCTCCGACGGCGAGTTCGGCGGGGCGGGCGAGTGGATCGCGCTCGCCGAGGGCGATCGGTCCTTCGTGCCGGGGATGACGGCCGAGGAGGTCTACGTCTACACCCGGATCGCCGGAGACAAGGTCGGCGCCACGAAGATGGACCGGCCGGAGGACATCGAGCCCAATCCGGTGACCGGCAGCGTCTACGCGGCGCTGACCAACAACACCAACCGGGGGGCGACGGGCGCGGCGACGGCGGACGAGGCCAACCCGAGGAACAACAACAAGCACGGCCACGTCCTGGAGTGGACCGAGCGCCGCAACGACCCGACGGCGACCCGCTTCACCTGGAACCTCCTGCTGGTCTGCGGCGACCCGGAATCGCCGGACACCTACTTCGGCGGCTTCGACAAGAGCCAGGTCAGCCCGATCACCAGCCCGGACAACGTCGCCTTCGACCGGCACGGCAACCTGTGGATCTCCACCGACTCCACGGGCGCGCTCGGCATCAACGACGGCCTGTACTCGGTGCCCGTGCAGGGCAGCGAGCGCGGACACCTCAAGCTGTTCCTCACCGTGCCGCGCGGTGGCGAGACCTGCGGCCCGGTCATCACCGAAGACCTGGTCACGGTGTGCGTGCAGCATCCCGGCGAGGTCGACGGCGCGAGCGTGGAGAATCCCGCGTCGAACTGGCCGGACCGGGGCGACTCCCAGCCTCGTCCGTCGGTGGTCAGCGTCTGGCGCACCGGCCGGGGCGGTCGGGGAGTGGGACGCATCGGCGAGTGA
- a CDS encoding inositol-3-phosphate synthase produces MGVDRRSVRVAIVGVGNCAASLVQGVQYYQDAAPDTQVPGLMHVEFGEYHVRDIEFVAAFDVDAKKVGRDLSEAIVASENNTIKICDVPPLGVPVQRGTTLDGLGRYYREMIEESDEAPVDVVAALRESAADVLVCYLPVGSEDAARHYAAAALEAGVAFVNALPVFIASDPVWAERFREAGVPIIGDDIKSQVGATITHRVMARLFEDRGVLLDRTMQLNVGGNMDFKNMLERDRLESKKVSKTQAVTSQVDRDLGKRNVHIGPSDYVQWLDDRKWAYVRLEGRAFGDVPLSLEYKLEVWDSPNSAGIIIDAVRAAKIAKDRGIGGPILSAASYFMKSPPEQYSDSVARERVEEFIRGDVER; encoded by the coding sequence ATGGGCGTAGATCGTCGTAGCGTGCGGGTGGCAATCGTCGGCGTCGGCAACTGTGCGGCATCGCTGGTGCAGGGTGTCCAGTACTACCAGGACGCTGCTCCAGACACCCAGGTCCCGGGCCTGATGCACGTTGAGTTCGGCGAGTACCACGTCCGCGACATCGAGTTCGTCGCCGCGTTCGACGTGGACGCCAAGAAGGTCGGCCGCGACCTCTCGGAGGCGATCGTCGCCAGCGAGAACAACACCATCAAGATCTGTGACGTGCCCCCGCTGGGCGTGCCGGTGCAGCGCGGCACGACGCTGGACGGCCTGGGCCGCTACTACCGCGAGATGATCGAGGAGTCCGACGAGGCCCCGGTCGACGTGGTCGCGGCGCTGCGGGAGAGCGCGGCGGACGTGCTGGTGTGCTACCTGCCCGTCGGCTCCGAGGACGCCGCCCGGCATTACGCCGCCGCCGCGCTGGAGGCCGGTGTCGCCTTCGTCAACGCACTGCCGGTGTTCATCGCCTCCGACCCGGTGTGGGCTGAGCGGTTCCGCGAGGCGGGCGTGCCGATCATCGGCGACGACATCAAGTCGCAGGTCGGCGCGACGATCACCCACCGCGTGATGGCCAGGCTCTTCGAGGACCGGGGCGTGCTGCTGGACCGCACCATGCAGCTCAACGTGGGCGGCAACATGGACTTCAAGAACATGTTGGAGCGGGACCGGCTGGAGTCGAAGAAGGTCTCCAAGACGCAGGCGGTGACCTCACAGGTCGATCGCGACCTCGGCAAGCGCAACGTCCACATCGGACCGTCGGACTACGTGCAGTGGCTCGACGACCGCAAGTGGGCCTACGTCCGGCTTGAGGGACGCGCATTCGGCGACGTCCCGTTGAGCCTGGAGTACAAGCTCGAGGTCTGGGACTCGCCGAACTCGGCGGGCATCATCATCGACGCGGTGCGCGCGGCGAAGATCGCGAAGGACCGAGGTATCGGCGGTCCGATCCTGTCGGCGGCCTCGTACTTCATGAAGTCCCCGCCGGAGCAGTACTCGGACTCGGTGGCGCGGGAGCGGGTCGAGGAGTTCATTCGCGGCGACGTCGAGCGTTGA
- a CDS encoding dihydrolipoamide acetyltransferase family protein: protein MPQLKHFPLPDTGEGLTEAEIITWHVAAGDTVTVNQIIVEIETAKAVVELPCPFAGQVSQLLVDVGQTVEVGVPIIAIDIDPNGPAGAGASADGQTVNGSKPPEEAEGRVANLVGYGPRTGAATRRPRKQSGSSTPQAQAPAPQAAPAPPVVPAPSVVPARAAAPAAGEQARTTGRVPLAKPPVRKLAKDAGIDLRTIIGSGADGVITRDDVTSAVAAAAAPAGPIAGQRPREERVPIRGVRRATAQAMVHSAFTAPHVTEFLTIDVTPMMELRARLKTHPAFQGVKITPLAFAAKALCLAVRRTPDVNAAWDEQAGEIVYKSYVHLGIAAATPRGLVVPKVREAQDMSLRELAEALDSLATTAREGRTTPADMVDGTITITNVGVFGVDTGTPILNPGESAILALGAIRDMPWVVDGQVVPRKVCQLALSFDHRVVDGQQGSQFLADIGALLAEPGLAMTY from the coding sequence ATGCCACAACTGAAGCACTTCCCGCTGCCTGACACGGGCGAGGGACTCACCGAAGCGGAGATCATCACCTGGCACGTCGCCGCAGGCGACACGGTGACGGTCAACCAGATCATCGTCGAGATCGAGACGGCGAAGGCCGTGGTGGAGCTGCCCTGCCCGTTCGCGGGGCAGGTCTCACAGCTGCTGGTCGACGTCGGGCAGACCGTCGAGGTCGGCGTGCCGATCATCGCCATCGACATCGATCCGAACGGCCCGGCGGGGGCCGGAGCATCGGCGGACGGGCAGACCGTCAACGGGTCGAAGCCGCCGGAGGAGGCCGAGGGCCGGGTGGCGAACCTGGTCGGGTACGGACCTCGCACCGGGGCGGCGACTCGCAGGCCGCGCAAGCAGTCCGGTTCCTCGACACCGCAGGCGCAGGCACCCGCACCGCAGGCAGCACCCGCACCGCCCGTCGTGCCTGCCCCGTCGGTGGTCCCGGCGCGGGCAGCGGCCCCGGCCGCCGGTGAGCAGGCTCGCACCACCGGTCGGGTGCCTCTCGCCAAGCCGCCGGTGCGCAAACTCGCCAAGGACGCCGGGATCGACCTTCGCACGATCATCGGCAGCGGCGCGGACGGCGTGATCACCCGCGACGACGTGACCAGTGCCGTCGCGGCGGCAGCGGCGCCTGCCGGACCGATCGCCGGGCAGCGACCCCGCGAGGAGCGGGTGCCGATCCGGGGCGTTCGCCGCGCCACCGCGCAGGCGATGGTGCACAGCGCCTTCACCGCACCGCACGTCACCGAGTTCCTCACCATCGACGTCACGCCGATGATGGAGTTGCGAGCCAGGCTGAAGACGCACCCGGCGTTCCAAGGCGTGAAGATCACGCCACTGGCCTTCGCCGCGAAGGCGCTGTGTCTCGCGGTGCGCCGGACGCCGGACGTCAACGCGGCCTGGGACGAACAGGCAGGCGAGATCGTCTACAAGTCCTATGTGCATCTGGGCATCGCCGCGGCCACCCCGCGTGGTCTGGTGGTGCCGAAGGTCCGTGAGGCACAGGACATGTCGCTGCGCGAGCTGGCCGAGGCGCTGGACTCGCTGGCCACGACCGCACGGGAAGGCCGCACCACACCGGCGGACATGGTCGACGGCACCATCACGATCACCAACGTCGGGGTGTTCGGCGTGGACACCGGGACGCCGATCCTCAATCCCGGCGAGTCGGCGATCCTGGCCCTCGGCGCCATCCGGGACATGCCGTGGGTGGTCGACGGTCAGGTCGTGCCCCGCAAGGTGTGTCAGCTGGCGCTGAGCTTCGACCACCGAGTGGTCGACGGTCAGCAGGGTTCGCAGTTCCTCGCCGACATCGGCGCCCTGCTCGCCGAGCCCGGCCTGGCGATGACGTACTGA
- a CDS encoding DUF5318 domain-containing protein: MRTQRQVVDYALQRKALLAGVHSGRVGVMEVCDASPYLLRAAKFHGQPSDVTCPVCRKEPLTQVSWIYGDELKHAAGSARTDDELARMATLFEEFTVYVVEVCRTCSWNHLVQSYVLGTRGMDDGHPRRRTASE, encoded by the coding sequence GTGCGGACCCAACGACAGGTGGTCGACTACGCGTTGCAGCGCAAGGCGTTGCTCGCCGGTGTCCACTCCGGTCGGGTCGGGGTGATGGAGGTCTGCGACGCGAGCCCGTACCTGCTGCGGGCGGCGAAATTTCATGGTCAGCCGAGCGATGTGACCTGCCCGGTGTGCCGCAAGGAGCCGTTGACCCAGGTGTCCTGGATCTACGGTGACGAGCTGAAGCACGCGGCGGGATCAGCCAGGACCGATGACGAACTCGCCAGGATGGCAACCCTCTTCGAGGAGTTCACCGTCTACGTGGTGGAGGTCTGCCGCACCTGTAGTTGGAACCACCTGGTGCAGTCATACGTCTTGGGAACGCGCGGCATGGATGACGGACACCCACGGCGGAGGACGGCCTCCGAGTGA
- a CDS encoding YkvA family protein: MILFGIVLVLAGLFSYFAGTAEVFGLDPDALGLSLLILGGVVLAVALMRRARARRDSPETEPVGGPVRRLRAVPRLIRSAGREYPGMRRRHLALWALAGVYLISPIDLIPEILPIIGFTDDAALLFWLVGDVSTNSGRFLNWERRGGAASAISADSTPEASRDEPEPPSS, translated from the coding sequence ATGATCCTCTTCGGCATAGTGCTCGTCCTGGCCGGGCTGTTCTCCTACTTCGCCGGGACCGCCGAGGTTTTCGGCCTCGATCCGGACGCGCTCGGCCTGTCCCTTCTCATCCTCGGCGGCGTGGTGCTGGCCGTCGCCCTGATGCGGCGAGCCAGGGCGCGTCGTGACTCCCCGGAGACCGAGCCGGTCGGCGGCCCGGTGCGCAGACTGCGTGCCGTCCCTCGGCTGATCCGGTCGGCGGGACGCGAGTATCCGGGCATGCGGCGTCGCCACCTGGCGCTGTGGGCGCTGGCGGGCGTCTATCTGATCTCGCCCATCGACCTCATCCCCGAGATCCTGCCGATCATCGGCTTCACCGATGATGCGGCGCTGCTGTTCTGGCTGGTCGGTGACGTCTCCACCAACTCGGGGCGCTTCCTGAACTGGGAGCGTCGCGGTGGCGCGGCGTCGGCGATCTCGGCGGACTCGACACCCGAGGCCAGCCGGGACGAGCCCGAACCGCCGTCGTCCTGA
- the pdhA gene encoding pyruvate dehydrogenase (acetyl-transferring) E1 component subunit alpha has protein sequence MSSPEYWTKPWPSSSADIPPPSESAPAAVAARPTAEQVIAGLRATSEGGPDLVQLLTPEGERVTHPHFDLDIPPEGLRDLYRDMVLVRRADRECNALQRQGQLGIWVPLLGQEAAQIGAGRAMRPADMAFPSYREHGVAWCRGIDPTELLGIFRGTDHGTWDPLEKRFHPYTIVIGNQVLNATGYAMGQRLDGKVGDGQQDDAEATIVFFGDGATSQGDVNEAFVWGAVYDAPVVFFCQNNQWAISEPMERQSRIPLYQRANGFGFPGIRVDGNDVLATLAVTRWALEECRSGNGPILIEAFTYRMDAHTTSDDPTRYRLSDELEAWKLKDPIERVRVHLVRSQFADAEFFAQVDAESDALAERLRAYCVDMPTPPPERIFSQVYAEGSPPLDRQRDEFLTYLSDFDHSGGAH, from the coding sequence ATGTCGTCGCCCGAATACTGGACCAAGCCTTGGCCGAGTTCCTCGGCCGACATACCGCCGCCATCGGAGAGCGCCCCCGCCGCCGTGGCGGCTCGACCCACGGCGGAGCAGGTGATCGCTGGACTGCGCGCCACCTCGGAAGGTGGCCCCGACCTGGTGCAGCTCCTCACCCCTGAGGGTGAGCGAGTCACGCACCCGCACTTCGACCTCGACATCCCTCCGGAGGGCCTGCGCGACCTCTACCGGGACATGGTCCTGGTCCGACGCGCCGACCGTGAGTGCAACGCACTCCAGCGCCAGGGACAGCTCGGCATCTGGGTGCCGCTCCTCGGCCAGGAGGCCGCACAGATCGGCGCGGGTCGGGCGATGCGCCCCGCCGACATGGCGTTCCCCAGCTACCGCGAACACGGGGTCGCCTGGTGTCGAGGCATCGACCCGACGGAGTTGCTGGGCATCTTCCGTGGCACCGACCACGGCACGTGGGACCCGCTGGAGAAGCGATTCCACCCCTACACGATCGTCATCGGCAACCAGGTCCTCAATGCGACCGGCTACGCGATGGGCCAGCGACTCGACGGCAAGGTGGGCGACGGGCAGCAGGACGACGCCGAGGCGACCATCGTCTTCTTCGGCGACGGAGCCACCAGCCAGGGCGACGTGAACGAGGCCTTCGTCTGGGGCGCGGTCTATGACGCACCGGTCGTGTTCTTCTGCCAGAACAACCAGTGGGCCATCTCCGAGCCGATGGAGCGCCAGAGCCGCATCCCGCTGTATCAGCGTGCGAACGGCTTCGGCTTCCCCGGCATCCGGGTGGACGGCAACGACGTGCTCGCCACCCTCGCGGTCACCCGATGGGCGTTGGAGGAGTGCCGCAGCGGCAACGGCCCCATCCTGATCGAGGCCTTCACGTATCGGATGGACGCCCACACCACCTCGGACGACCCGACCCGGTATCGCCTCTCCGACGAACTGGAGGCGTGGAAGCTCAAGGACCCCATCGAGCGGGTCCGGGTGCACCTGGTGCGCAGCCAGTTCGCCGACGCGGAGTTCTTCGCTCAGGTCGACGCCGAGTCCGATGCCCTCGCCGAGCGACTGCGCGCCTACTGCGTCGACATGCCGACGCCGCCCCCCGAGCGGATCTTCTCCCAGGTCTACGCCGAAGGCAGCCCGCCGCTGGATCGGCAGCGCGACGAGTTCCTCACCTACCTGTCCGACTTCGACCACTCGGGGGGTGCGCACTGA